Genomic segment of Paenibacillaceae bacterium GAS479:
ATCGCGGCAATTTCTTCGATCTGTTCCTCGAATAGGCCGAGTGTGCTCGGATTGGTGAGCATGAGTGCTGCGGTATCGGGGCCGACAGCGGTTCGAAGCGCATCGAGATCAACAAAACCGCGCTCGTTGGACTTGATCGTAATCGTATCGAGTCCTGCGGTCGTGGCGCTGGCTGGATTCGTGCCATGCGAGGAGTCGGGGACGATGACCTTCGTACGCGTCTCACCGCGGCTTTCGTGGTAGGCGCGGATCATCATCAGGCCGGTCCATTCGCCGTGGGCGCCGGCAGCCGGTTGCAGCGTGACGAAGTCCATGCCCGTCAGGGCGGCCAAGTCATTTTGCAAAGTGTATAGAAGCTCAAACGCCCCTTGAAGACTTTCTTCCGGTTGATACGGATGGATGCGGGCAAACCCGCTCAGGCGCGCCGCGTCCTCGTTGATCTTGGGATTGTACTTCATCGTGCAGGAGCCGAGCGGATAAAAGCCGTTGTCGACGCCGAAGTTGCGGCGGGACAGCTCGGTGTAATGGCGGATGACATCGACCTCGTATACCTCTGGCAGCGAAGCGGGCTGCTTGCGAAGCAACGCTCCGGGAATGAGTGATTCCAGATCCTCGTCAGCCGGTACGTCGCAGGTCGGGAGGGAATAAGCCCTGCGACCCTCGCGGCTCAGTTCAAAAATAAGGGCTTTCTCAGGTTTTACATCGGCGGCTCCCGCTCGGCGAAGCTCAGTCAGCACTTCAGGAGTTGGGCTCGGGTTGCTTGTGCTCATGCTCATACGTGAACCTCCTTGGTCAGCCTGCCGAGAGCGGCGGCG
This window contains:
- a CDS encoding glycine dehydrogenase subunit 2; protein product: MSMSTSNPSPTPEVLTELRRAGAADVKPEKALIFELSREGRRAYSLPTCDVPADEDLESLIPGALLRKQPASLPEVYEVDVIRHYTELSRRNFGVDNGFYPLGSCTMKYNPKINEDAARLSGFARIHPYQPEESLQGAFELLYTLQNDLAALTGMDFVTLQPAAGAHGEWTGLMMIRAYHESRGETRTKVIVPDSSHGTNPASATTAGLDTITIKSNERGFVDLDALRTAVGPDTAALMLTNPSTLGLFEEQIEEIAAIVHEAGGLLYYDGANSNAIMGITRPGDMGFDVVHLNLHKTMSTPHGGGGPGAGPVGVKQHLIPFLPKPVVSKREDGSYFFDYERPQSIGRVKSYYGNFGILVRAYTYIRTYGPEGLRRVSECAVLNANYMMARLSEAYEIPYPGVCKHEFVMSGRGLKQYGVRTLDVAKRLLDFGYHPPTIYFPLNVEECIMIEPTETESKETLDAFIDTMIRIAKEAQETPELVVNAPYTTVVRRLDETLAARKPVLNCSC